One region of Manduca sexta isolate Smith_Timp_Sample1 chromosome 25, JHU_Msex_v1.0, whole genome shotgun sequence genomic DNA includes:
- the LOC115441709 gene encoding pancreatic triacylglycerol lipase: MYSLVKCAVIVFAATAASGFNLGDRDVVFHLFTRENPQVSQPLLSSVSSIMASAFSVTRPTVITIHSNGESVTGNFNAFVVPAHLSVEDVNLIAVDWSPRSGIYTEGLANAPQCGRRIAEFVNIIIRQFGYDADRVRIVGVGLGGHIAGIAARHIEGEVPHIIALDPSLHGWSHHPDKLNPDDASVVEVLHTTGGNLGYDYPLGDLDFYPNGGSEQMGCGSDISCSHTYAYAFYAESLTSEINNGNAFVGTACESYEQAIVLACSGDRDAIFGGSEPKLFESGIYVFLTNFNPPFARG; this comes from the exons ATGTACAGCTTGGTTAAGTGCGCTGTTATTGTGTTCGCTGCAACCGCAG CCTCCGGTTTTAACTTAGGTGATAGAGATGTCGTCTTCCATCTCTTCACAAG GGAGAATCCCCAGGTGAGCCAACCGCTGCTCTCGTCAGTGAGCTCCATAATGGCATCTGCATTCTCTGTAACTCGACCAACTGTCATCACCATCCACAGCAATGGAGAATCTGTTACTGGCAACTTCAACGCCTTCGTAGTTCCCG CCCACCTCTCAGTTGAAGACGTGAACCTCATCGCCGTAGACTGGAGCCCACGCTCCGGCATCTACACAGAGGGCCTCGCTAACGCGCCCCAGTGTGGAAGAAGAATCGCAGAATTCGTAAACATTATTATCAGACAATTCGGTTATGACGCCGACAGGGTTCGTATCGTCGGCGTCGGTCTCGGAGGCCACATCGCTGGTATCGCTGCTAGACACATTGAAGGAGAGGTGCCTCACATCATAG CTCTCGACCCATCGCTGCACGGATGGAGTCACCACCCTGATAAACTCAACCCCGACGACGCTAGTGTTGTGGAAGTCCTGCACACTACCGGCGGCAATCTCGGCTACGACTATCCTCTTGGTGACCTTGATTTCTACCCTAATGGCGGCAGCGAACAAATGGGCTGTGGCTCCGACATATCATGCTCTCATACTTACGCCTATGCTTTCTACGCCGAATCTCTGACTAGTGAAATAAACAACGGAAATGCCTTCGTCGGCACAGCTTGCGAAAGCTACGAGCAGGCTATTGTCTTGGCTTGCTCGGGTGACAGAGATGCTATATTCGGAGGATCCGAGCCTAAATTATT tgAAAGCGGCATCTACGTGTTCCTCACCAACTTCAATCCCCCCTTCGCTAGAGGATAA
- the LOC115441710 gene encoding pancreatic triacylglycerol lipase, with amino-acid sequence MYSLVKCTFVVLAATAASGFNLGDRDVIFHLFTQENPQVSQPLLPSVSSIMASAFSLNRPTVITIHSNAENVSGNFNAFVVPAHLSVQDVNLIAVDWSPRSGIYTEGLANAPQCGRIIADFMNIVIRQFGYDSDRIRIVGVGLGGHIAGIAARHIEGEVPHIIALDPSLHGWSHHPDKLNPDDASVVEVLHTTAGNLGYDYPLGDLDFYPNGGSEQMGCGSDISCSHTYAYAFYAESLTSEINNGNAFVGTACESYEQAIVLACSGDRDATFGGSEPKLFESGIYVFLTNFLPPFARG; translated from the exons ATGTACAGCTTGGTCAAGTGCACTTTTGTTGTGTTGGCTGCAACCGCAG CCTCCGGCTTTAACTTGGGTGATAGAGATGTCATCTTCCATCTCTTCACACA GGAGAACCCTCAGGTGAGCCAACCGCTGCTCCCGTCAGTGAGCTCCATAATGGCATCTGCATTCTCTCTAAATCGACCGACTGTCATTACCATCCACAGCAATGCAGAAAATGTGTCTGGCAACTTTAACGCCTTCGTAGTTCCCG CCCACCTCTCAGTTCAAGACGTGAACCTCATCGCCGTGGACTGGAGCCCACGCTCCGGTATCTACACAGAGGGCCTCGCTAACGCACCTCAGTGCGGAAGAATAATCGCGGATTTCATGAACATTGTTATCAGACAGTTCGGCTACGACTCCGACAGGATCCGTATCGTCGGCGTCGGTCTCGGAGGCCACATCGCTGGTATCGCTGCTAGACACATTGAAGGAGAGGTGCCTCACATCATAG CTCTCGACCCGTCGCTGCACGGATGGAGTCACCACCCTGATAAACTCAACCCCGACGACGCTAGTGTTGTGGAAGTCCTGCACACCACTGCCGGAAACCTCGGCTACGACTATCCTCTTGGTGACCTTGATTTCTACCCTAATGGCGGCAGCGAACAAATGGGCTGTGGCTCCGACATATCATGCTCTCATACTTACGCCTATGCTTTCTACGCCGAATCTCTGACTAGTGAAATAAACAATGGGAATGCCTTCGTCGGCACAGCCTGCGAGAGCTACGAGCAGGCTATTGTCTTGGCTTGCTCGGGTGACAGAGACGCTACCTTCGGTGGATCCGAACCTAAATTGTT tGAGAGCGGCATCTACGTGTTCCTGACGAATTTCTTGCCTCCATTCGCTAGAGGTTAA
- the LOC115441740 gene encoding pancreatic triacylglycerol lipase, giving the protein MSNLVKCAFIVLVVTAACGFNIGDRDVIFHLFTKDNPQVSQPLLPSVSSIMASTFSLNRPTVITIHGNGESVTGNFNAFVVPAHLSVEDVNLIAVDWSPRSAIYTEGLANAPQCGRIIAEFMNILIRQFGYDSDRIRIVGVGLGGHIAGIAARHIEGEVPHIIALDPSLHGWSHHPDKLNPDDASVVEVLHTTAGNLGYDYPLGDLDFYPNGGSDQMGCGSDISCSHTYAYVFYAESLTSEINNGNAFVGTACDSYEQAIVLACSGDRDATFGGSEPKLFENGIYVFLANFTPPFARG; this is encoded by the exons ATGTCCAACTTGGTTAAGTGCGCTTTTATTGTGTTGGTTGTAACCGCAG CCTGCGGCTTTAACATAGGTGATAGAGATGTCATCTTCCATCTCTTCACAAA GGACAACCCCCAGGTCAGCCAACCGCTGCTCCCGTCAGTGAGCTCCATAATGGCGTCTACATTCTCTCTAAACAGACCGACTGTCATTACCATCCACGGCAATGGAGAATCTGTTACTGGCAACTTCAACGCTTTCGTAGTTCCCG CCCACCTCTCAGTTGAAGACGTGAACCTCATCGCCGTGGACTGGAGCCCACGCTCCGCCATCTACACAGAGGGCCTCGCCAACGCACCTCAGTGCGGAAGAATAATCGCGGAATTCATGAACATTCTTATCAGACAGTTCGGCTACGACTCCGACAGGATCCGTATCGTCGGCGTCGGTCTCGGAGGCCACATCGCTGGTATCGCTGCTAGACACATTGAAGGAGAGGTGCCTCACATCATAG CTCTCGACCCATCGCTGCACGGATGGAGTCACCACCCTGATAAACTCAACCCCGACGACGCTAGTGTTGTGGAAGTCTTGCACACCACTGCCGGAAACCTCGGCTACGACTATCCCCTGGGCGACCTTGATTTCTACCCTAACGGCGGCAGCGATCAAATGGGCTGTGGCTCCGACATATCATGCTCTCATACTTACGCCTACGTTTTCTACGCCGAATCTCTGACTAGTGAAATAAACAATGGAAATGCCTTCGTCGGCACAGCCTGCGATAGCTACGAGCAGGCTATTGTCTTGGCTTGCTCGGGTGACAGAGACGCTACCTTCGGTGGATCCGAGCCTAAATTGTT tgaGAATGGCATCTATGTGTTCCTGGCCAATTTCACGCCACCATTCGCTAGAGGTTAA